From one Leptospira stimsonii genomic stretch:
- the uvrB gene encoding excinuclease ABC subunit UvrB, which yields MSAVFKIHSAYQPAGDQIKAIETIGTAFQKGEQKITLVGVTGSGKTFTMAQVIQTLGLPTLVLSHNKTLAAQLFREFKEFFPENAVEYFVSYYDYYQPEAYVPSSDTFIEKDSSINEEIDKLRLRATSSLLERDDVVIVSSVSCIYGLGSPEEYTNSVVSLKVGDTIERDAVIRKLLHIQYNRNDIDFSRGNFRVRGDSIEIYPAYHTDGIRIEFFGDEIDSISRINPVTAQTIIKLEKAYIYPAKHFITSGPKVKEAVENIKAEVDAQAEFFRKNGKLLEAERIVSRTNYDMEMLQEMGYCNGIENYSRHLTGRKEGERPACLIDYFRGDFLLIVDESHVTIPQIGGMFAGDKARKQTLVDFGFRLPSALDNRPLNFDEFEKLTPKTLYVSATPAEYELAKSSKAVEQIIRPTGLLDPIVEVRTTKNQIEDLLVEIRKRIDAGERILVTTLTKKMSEDLTDYYEEIGLKVAYLHSEVETLDRVAIIRDLRKGIYDVLIGINLLREGLDIPEVSLVAILDADKEGFLRNYKSLIQTIGRAARNVNGKAILYADRITDSMAKAIDETKRRRKIQEDHNTKFGITPLTIKKDVGDIIEREEKEQTSEDLILEDIEKKFNPKKFPDKAVFKEKLHEEMMKAAKDLDFERAAILRDKMLSIHIEDPSIEK from the coding sequence ATGTCCGCAGTTTTTAAAATTCATTCCGCCTATCAACCCGCCGGTGATCAGATCAAGGCGATCGAAACGATCGGAACCGCTTTTCAAAAAGGGGAACAGAAGATCACTCTGGTCGGCGTCACCGGTTCCGGAAAAACGTTTACGATGGCACAGGTCATCCAAACTTTGGGACTTCCCACTTTGGTCTTGTCGCATAACAAAACTTTGGCGGCCCAGTTGTTCCGCGAATTCAAGGAATTCTTTCCTGAAAACGCAGTGGAATATTTCGTTTCTTATTATGACTACTATCAACCGGAAGCCTACGTCCCTTCCTCCGATACCTTTATCGAAAAGGACAGTTCCATCAACGAAGAAATCGATAAACTAAGATTGAGAGCCACTTCTTCGTTATTGGAAAGAGACGACGTCGTGATCGTGAGTTCTGTTTCCTGTATCTACGGCTTGGGTTCTCCGGAAGAATACACCAATTCCGTGGTTTCTCTGAAGGTCGGAGATACGATCGAAAGAGACGCGGTCATCCGAAAACTTCTTCACATTCAATACAATCGAAACGATATCGACTTCTCCAGAGGGAATTTCCGAGTTCGCGGAGATTCCATAGAAATTTATCCCGCGTATCATACGGACGGAATCAGAATCGAATTTTTCGGAGACGAGATCGATTCCATCAGCAGAATCAATCCGGTCACTGCGCAGACGATTATTAAATTAGAAAAAGCTTATATTTATCCTGCGAAACACTTCATCACGTCCGGTCCGAAAGTGAAGGAAGCGGTAGAAAACATCAAAGCGGAAGTGGACGCGCAGGCCGAATTCTTCCGTAAAAATGGAAAACTACTCGAAGCTGAAAGGATCGTCTCCCGCACGAATTACGATATGGAAATGTTGCAGGAGATGGGTTATTGTAATGGAATCGAAAACTATTCCAGACATCTCACCGGTAGAAAGGAAGGGGAAAGACCCGCGTGTTTGATCGATTATTTTCGCGGAGATTTTCTTCTGATCGTAGACGAGTCCCACGTTACGATTCCGCAGATCGGGGGAATGTTCGCCGGTGACAAGGCGAGAAAACAAACGTTAGTCGACTTTGGGTTTCGTCTTCCGAGCGCTCTCGATAACCGGCCTCTCAACTTCGACGAGTTCGAAAAGTTGACTCCGAAGACTCTTTACGTTTCAGCGACTCCGGCTGAATACGAACTGGCAAAAAGTTCGAAAGCGGTCGAACAGATCATTCGTCCTACCGGGCTTTTGGATCCGATCGTCGAAGTTCGAACCACAAAAAATCAAATCGAAGATCTTCTCGTGGAAATTCGGAAACGAATCGACGCGGGAGAACGAATTCTCGTGACGACCTTGACGAAAAAAATGTCCGAAGACCTGACCGATTACTACGAAGAGATCGGTTTAAAAGTCGCGTATCTCCATTCCGAAGTGGAAACGTTGGATCGAGTTGCGATCATTCGCGATTTAAGAAAAGGAATCTACGACGTTTTGATAGGAATCAATCTTTTGAGAGAAGGATTGGACATTCCCGAAGTTTCTTTGGTCGCCATTTTGGACGCGGATAAGGAAGGTTTTTTAAGGAATTATAAATCTCTCATACAGACGATCGGACGCGCCGCGAGAAACGTAAACGGAAAGGCGATTCTTTACGCGGATCGTATCACGGATTCGATGGCGAAAGCGATCGACGAAACGAAAAGACGTAGAAAAATCCAGGAAGATCATAACACCAAATTCGGAATCACTCCTCTTACGATCAAGAAGGACGTAGGCGATATCATTGAAAGGGAAGAAAAAGAGCAAACTTCCGAAGATCTGATTCTGGAAGATATCGAAAAGAAATTCAATCCGAAGAAATTTCCGGACAAAGCAGTGTTCAAAGAAAAACTTCACGAAGAAATGATGAAAGCCGCCAAAGATCTGGACTTTGAAAGAGCGGCGATTTTAAGAGATAAAATGCTTTCCATTCATATAGAAGATCCATCGATCGAAAAATAG
- a CDS encoding aldo/keto reductase gives MKQKQLGKNGPQVSEVGLGCMGMSDFYGNKETRDRAESIRTIHAALDAGINLLNTGDFYGIGHNELLISEALRSTSSKPLISVKFGALRTPQGGFSGYDARPAAVKNFAAYSLVRLGVDVIDIYQPSRVDPNVPIEETVGAISELIKEGKVRFLGLSEASPENIRRAHKIHPVTALEIEYSLATRLIEKEILSTARELGIGIVPYGILSRGLLSGKISGTLQEGDFRSHSPRFIGKNLESNLERVNVLQELAKEKNCTPAQLAIAWVLHQGNDIVPLLGSTRTSSLKENLGALSIELSPEELRRMSDSFPEGSFQGDRYPAPQMQTVAK, from the coding sequence ATGAAACAAAAACAATTAGGTAAGAATGGCCCTCAGGTTTCGGAAGTCGGACTCGGATGTATGGGAATGTCGGACTTCTACGGGAACAAGGAGACAAGGGACCGAGCTGAAAGCATTCGGACGATTCACGCGGCCTTGGATGCAGGAATCAATCTTCTCAACACCGGAGATTTTTACGGAATCGGACACAACGAACTCCTCATCTCGGAAGCACTCAGGTCCACTTCTTCAAAACCTTTGATCAGCGTAAAATTCGGAGCGCTCCGAACTCCTCAAGGCGGTTTTAGCGGATACGATGCAAGACCGGCCGCGGTGAAAAACTTCGCGGCGTATTCTTTGGTTCGCTTGGGAGTCGATGTGATCGACATCTATCAGCCTTCTCGTGTGGATCCGAACGTTCCGATCGAAGAAACCGTTGGAGCGATTTCGGAACTCATAAAAGAAGGAAAGGTGCGTTTCTTAGGTCTTTCGGAAGCTTCTCCGGAAAATATAAGAAGGGCGCATAAAATTCATCCGGTGACGGCACTCGAGATAGAATATTCTTTGGCGACGAGGCTGATCGAAAAAGAAATTCTTTCCACTGCGAGAGAACTTGGCATCGGAATCGTTCCTTATGGAATTCTCTCTCGCGGATTACTCTCCGGAAAAATTTCAGGAACTCTGCAAGAAGGAGATTTTAGATCCCATTCTCCCCGCTTTATAGGAAAAAACCTTGAATCCAATCTGGAGCGGGTCAATGTGCTTCAAGAACTTGCTAAGGAAAAGAATTGCACGCCTGCACAACTCGCGATCGCTTGGGTTCTTCACCAAGGAAACGATATCGTTCCTTTGTTGGGATCGACAAGAACGAGTAGTCTCAAAGAGAATTTAGGAGCGCTATCGATTGAATTGAGTCCGGAAGAATTGAGAAGAATGAGCGATTCTTTCCCGGAAGGATCTTTTCAAGGAGATCGTTATCCGGCCCCTCAGATGCAGACGGTAGCAAAATGA
- a CDS encoding TetR family transcriptional regulator has translation MPRTGLTPEELYNKALDSTETEIRKNGVERLKLTDIARDLKVSHAVLYKFFSDKQALLDEVSKRWLDRIDRELERISAKEEQVDEILKEWFLTLHSMKRKKILMDPKLFGAFNLSAEKTRPFVVSHLATMSRLLEDLISKGMKSGMFSCTNAKEGARILFQGTAAFHHPRLVLESIEEERTPLLEKLLDTLISGLKTKPSEKSKK, from the coding sequence ATGCCCAGAACAGGCTTAACGCCGGAAGAACTCTATAACAAAGCGCTCGATTCCACGGAAACCGAAATTCGTAAGAATGGAGTCGAGCGTTTGAAACTGACGGACATCGCGAGAGATCTCAAGGTCAGTCATGCGGTTTTATATAAATTCTTTTCGGACAAACAAGCCCTTCTGGACGAAGTTTCCAAAAGATGGTTGGATCGAATCGATCGGGAATTGGAAAGAATTTCCGCGAAAGAAGAACAGGTCGATGAAATCCTGAAAGAATGGTTTCTCACTCTTCATTCCATGAAACGAAAAAAAATTCTCATGGATCCGAAACTCTTCGGCGCTTTCAATCTTTCCGCTGAAAAAACGAGGCCTTTCGTCGTTTCCCACCTTGCCACGATGTCGCGACTTTTGGAAGACTTGATTTCGAAGGGAATGAAATCCGGAATGTTTTCTTGTACGAACGCTAAGGAAGGCGCGAGAATTCTTTTTCAAGGAACCGCGGCTTTCCATCATCCGAGACTTGTTTTGGAATCGATTGAAGAGGAAAGAACCCCTCTTTTGGAAAAGCTCCTGGACACACTGATCTCCGGTTTGAAAACGAAACCCTCTGAGAAATCGAAAAAGTAG
- a CDS encoding ATP-binding protein, translating to MSFHLTREEIEKQIQSMLSQGLTGTVNDFYAWIRMETLRKFKDEPDTENSVVATILESLVNSGFAKHNKFNQKEFHIHPDQTQGKKLPSKDSYVFLGKIAFQPMQYVRSRLEFFLKNQGTPDDIVMDLCIGALEAVENAVKYGDGTEVEVEYSIDRSQTLFIKIVNNLKELNLEQDIERGKFSSTATLMRGMMVMQKLFDELDLEILEGRKQAQFNAKKKLS from the coding sequence ATGAGCTTTCACCTCACAAGAGAAGAAATCGAAAAGCAAATTCAGTCGATGCTCTCTCAGGGGTTGACCGGAACCGTAAACGATTTTTACGCTTGGATTCGGATGGAAACTCTCCGCAAATTTAAGGACGAACCGGATACCGAAAACTCCGTCGTCGCGACAATCTTAGAATCTTTGGTGAATTCCGGATTCGCAAAACACAATAAGTTCAATCAGAAAGAATTTCACATTCATCCGGATCAAACTCAGGGAAAAAAACTACCGTCTAAGGACAGTTATGTTTTTCTCGGAAAAATCGCGTTTCAACCGATGCAATACGTTCGGAGTCGTCTTGAATTCTTTTTGAAAAATCAGGGAACCCCGGACGATATCGTAATGGATCTTTGTATCGGAGCTCTCGAAGCCGTCGAGAATGCGGTAAAATACGGAGACGGAACCGAGGTCGAAGTGGAATATTCCATCGATCGTTCCCAGACATTATTCATCAAAATCGTAAACAATCTCAAAGAGTTGAACTTGGAACAGGATATTGAAAGAGGAAAGTTTTCTTCCACTGCCACGCTCATGCGCGGTATGATGGTGATGCAAAAACTTTTTGACGAACTCGATCTGGAAATCTTGGAAGGAAGAAAACAAGCTCAGTTCAACGCCAAGAAAAAACTTTCTTAA
- a CDS encoding S1 RNA-binding domain-containing protein produces MKESEKELFEKMLDASFKKKKAMEAGTKVVAVVNSAKKDFIFVTAKDSKTQGIISSEEFLEAGLPTPGDEIEAYFLREDHGDIHFTTCLSGESLNKDLLEIAKRAEIPVLGQFISEGESGADVKIGEFTAFCPFSQIDPELKKSGLVGKRLKFLIQDIGTRGKLIVSQKKISDRAKEAKLGVLKQELKEGMFVTCKVKTIQNFGLIVEMDGLSALIPISEATYKKNPELDKEFQVGQTLRARVLRIDWETQKIALTVKDFLKDPWAQTVPFKEGDIVKGTVDSLKPFGLFVKLDDHFNGLVPGRETGISNRIPLTQSFKPGDVVDVFVMEVNPERKQISLSIQKAKEIQERMDYSGYLSTDTSGSTSSFGAILQNSLNKNKKK; encoded by the coding sequence ATGAAAGAATCTGAAAAAGAACTCTTTGAGAAAATGTTAGACGCTTCCTTTAAAAAGAAAAAAGCGATGGAAGCCGGCACAAAAGTCGTAGCCGTAGTGAACTCCGCCAAAAAAGATTTTATATTCGTTACCGCAAAGGATTCCAAAACGCAAGGAATCATTTCCTCCGAAGAATTTCTCGAAGCGGGTTTGCCGACTCCGGGAGACGAAATCGAAGCGTATTTTTTAAGGGAAGATCACGGAGACATTCACTTCACGACTTGTCTCAGCGGAGAATCCCTCAACAAAGATCTATTAGAAATCGCTAAAAGAGCTGAGATTCCGGTCTTAGGTCAATTTATTTCCGAAGGAGAATCCGGAGCCGACGTCAAGATCGGTGAGTTTACCGCATTCTGTCCTTTCTCTCAAATCGATCCCGAATTAAAGAAGTCGGGTTTGGTCGGGAAACGACTCAAGTTTTTGATTCAGGATATCGGGACCAGAGGTAAACTCATCGTCTCTCAGAAAAAAATTTCCGATCGAGCGAAGGAAGCAAAACTCGGAGTTCTCAAACAAGAATTGAAAGAAGGGATGTTCGTCACCTGCAAAGTCAAGACGATCCAGAACTTCGGGCTCATCGTGGAGATGGACGGACTCAGCGCCCTCATTCCCATCTCCGAAGCAACGTATAAGAAGAATCCGGAACTCGACAAAGAATTTCAAGTTGGTCAGACCTTGCGCGCTCGAGTTCTCCGGATCGACTGGGAAACTCAAAAGATCGCTCTTACCGTAAAAGACTTTTTGAAAGACCCTTGGGCGCAGACGGTTCCGTTCAAAGAAGGGGACATCGTGAAAGGAACGGTGGATTCTCTCAAACCCTTCGGACTTTTTGTAAAGTTAGACGATCATTTCAACGGTCTCGTTCCAGGAAGAGAAACCGGAATTTCGAATCGAATTCCTTTGACTCAGAGTTTTAAACCAGGAGACGTAGTTGACGTTTTTGTAATGGAGGTCAACCCCGAGAGAAAACAGATTTCCCTTTCGATTCAGAAAGCGAAGGAAATTCAGGAAAGAATGGACTACAGCGGTTACTTGAGTACGGACACAAGTGGATCTACGAGTTCCTTCGGGGCGATTCTTCAGAATTCTTTGAATAAGAATAAGAAAAAATGA
- a CDS encoding glycosyltransferase family 2 protein: MRLPLSVCIITLNEEDNLERCLKPLDFVSEIIVVDSGSKDKTVEIAKKYDAKVHERKFDDYVSQKNFALSLVTNDWVLTLDADEEVSPNLKQEILNLFKNGLPKADGYSTPRLTWYLGKWIRHGGWYPNRRIRLFEKVKGTFGGGLVHETVHLNGTCEKLNAPVYHYSYKNISDHIRYINAYSDLGAQEKFRAGKTSGLFHAFMEGFYKAFWMYTIRFGFLDGKQGFVLALFGFYYNFLKYIKLYELNLKDKKENSKS; encoded by the coding sequence ATGCGACTTCCCCTTTCGGTTTGTATCATCACTCTCAACGAAGAAGACAATTTAGAGCGTTGTCTCAAACCTCTGGACTTCGTTTCCGAGATCATCGTCGTGGATTCCGGATCCAAGGACAAGACCGTTGAAATCGCGAAGAAATACGATGCAAAAGTCCATGAAAGAAAGTTCGACGACTACGTAAGTCAGAAGAATTTCGCACTTTCTCTCGTAACGAACGACTGGGTTCTTACACTCGACGCCGACGAAGAAGTTTCTCCCAATCTAAAACAGGAAATTCTAAACTTATTTAAGAATGGTTTACCAAAGGCGGACGGTTATTCGACGCCAAGGCTCACCTGGTATTTAGGAAAATGGATTCGCCACGGCGGCTGGTATCCCAATCGAAGAATTCGACTTTTTGAAAAAGTAAAGGGAACGTTCGGCGGAGGTTTGGTGCATGAGACCGTTCATCTCAATGGAACATGCGAAAAACTGAATGCACCGGTTTATCATTATTCTTATAAAAATATAAGCGATCATATTCGTTATATCAACGCCTATTCGGACTTAGGTGCTCAGGAAAAATTCAGAGCCGGCAAAACCAGCGGTCTTTTTCACGCTTTTATGGAAGGATTTTACAAGGCGTTTTGGATGTATACGATCCGCTTCGGCTTCTTGGATGGGAAACAGGGCTTTGTTTTGGCTCTCTTTGGATTCTATTATAATTTCCTAAAGTATATCAAATTGTACGAATTGAATTTGAAAGATAAAAAGGAAAATTCAAAATCATAG
- the cutA gene encoding divalent-cation tolerance protein CutA produces MADSNEIIVFTTLSDRDLAEIQISEMLQEGIIISGTIFPDVTLMYQWDGKIAMDTENKIMIKARADQYSKIEEYIMKQHPYLAPEIIRMEVSFGSENYKKFIKAKIEKAG; encoded by the coding sequence ATGGCTGACTCAAACGAAATCATAGTATTTACCACACTCAGTGATCGCGATCTTGCAGAGATTCAAATATCGGAAATGCTCCAAGAAGGCATCATCATTTCAGGAACTATTTTTCCGGATGTTACTTTAATGTACCAATGGGACGGGAAAATCGCGATGGATACGGAAAACAAGATTATGATCAAAGCAAGAGCGGATCAATATTCTAAAATAGAAGAATATATCATGAAACAACATCCGTATCTCGCACCGGAAATCATTCGGATGGAAGTCAGCTTTGGATCGGAAAATTACAAAAAATTCATCAAAGCAAAGATAGAAAAAGCGGGTTAA
- a CDS encoding LIC_10730 family protein: MNSRCIQHCFLIFLLLIQITGVSCLMRVDWDGNDKNLKKAPSPDAFPTAEEANLTQAERARLIKEGKRTSFGPEGMELVHGGDPNFSYEKACTQLLSKCQGNCMEEWYPFTSIFLPIIGYRSAKQRQCMDRCNQFCNLPLPSRILSGETRTFPTNPGPQPQ, from the coding sequence ATGAATTCAAGATGCATTCAACATTGTTTTCTGATATTCCTCCTCCTTATTCAAATCACCGGTGTCTCATGTCTTATGCGAGTCGACTGGGATGGTAACGATAAGAATCTAAAAAAGGCGCCCTCGCCCGACGCCTTTCCAACCGCCGAAGAAGCGAATCTCACTCAAGCGGAACGTGCTCGCCTGATCAAAGAAGGGAAACGAACCTCATTCGGACCGGAAGGAATGGAACTGGTACACGGAGGAGATCCTAATTTTTCTTATGAAAAGGCTTGTACACAACTTCTTTCCAAGTGTCAGGGAAATTGTATGGAAGAATGGTACCCCTTTACTTCCATCTTCCTTCCGATCATCGGTTATCGAAGCGCAAAACAACGTCAGTGTATGGATCGATGCAATCAATTTTGCAATCTTCCTCTACCGAGTAGAATCCTTTCGGGAGAAACAAGAACCTTTCCTACGAACCCCGGACCTCAACCACAATGA
- a CDS encoding serine hydrolase domain-containing protein yields the protein MRNWLILIWIGCILSCASTQPEGEVRLKTVSRSFPPKQLDRTPFEGFPIALPEDVSLDSIPLIRLSKSIREEGIEVRSLLIVKDGKLVMERYAGGVTRNHNHSVYSVTKTVTSTLLGILNLEGVLKTVDEPVMNSLRSLGNLPFPLLEGKESLRLRDVLHMASGMRWSEFPERDDIRTAEDPLVIALLPEVKDKPGTKFDYSNGDSQLAAAVLENKSGMTLLQFAEKTLFSWLDFKGYEWYTSPSGRQTAGFGLRLKPIDMAKLGMLYLDSGMFRGKRILKPEWVKQAIQPGAAQNYGYQLWTHQFEGKKTFMANGKGSQFVYVIPHRRIVIVTTSAIWDKPINFLLDKILASLKESLDSKDKKKNPAKEEEFLREIHESSITIGNSALWKDLDEPHLHSHPSH from the coding sequence ATGAGAAATTGGCTTATTCTAATCTGGATCGGATGTATCCTTTCCTGCGCTTCCACTCAGCCGGAGGGAGAGGTTCGTTTAAAGACGGTTTCTCGTTCCTTCCCTCCGAAACAATTGGATCGAACTCCTTTCGAGGGTTTTCCGATCGCGCTTCCGGAAGACGTCTCTTTAGATTCGATTCCTCTGATTCGTTTATCAAAATCTATTCGAGAGGAAGGAATCGAAGTCCGTTCTCTTTTGATTGTCAAGGATGGAAAACTCGTAATGGAACGTTACGCGGGCGGAGTTACTCGAAACCACAATCATAGCGTTTATTCAGTGACTAAGACGGTGACATCGACTCTATTAGGAATTCTTAATTTAGAAGGAGTTCTAAAAACCGTCGACGAACCGGTGATGAACTCCCTTCGATCTCTTGGAAATCTCCCTTTTCCACTCCTGGAAGGAAAAGAATCACTTCGTCTGAGGGACGTTTTACACATGGCTTCCGGAATGCGTTGGTCCGAATTTCCGGAAAGAGACGATATCAGAACCGCCGAAGATCCGCTCGTGATCGCATTGTTGCCCGAAGTAAAAGATAAACCGGGAACCAAGTTTGATTATAGTAACGGAGATTCTCAGTTGGCCGCCGCAGTTCTGGAAAATAAGTCCGGAATGACCCTTCTACAATTTGCTGAAAAGACTCTTTTCTCTTGGCTCGATTTCAAAGGTTACGAATGGTATACTTCTCCTTCCGGAAGACAAACCGCCGGTTTTGGTCTTCGATTGAAGCCGATCGATATGGCGAAGTTGGGAATGTTATATCTCGACAGTGGAATGTTTCGAGGTAAGAGAATTCTCAAACCGGAATGGGTCAAGCAGGCGATCCAGCCGGGTGCGGCGCAGAACTACGGATATCAACTCTGGACTCATCAATTCGAGGGGAAAAAAACGTTTATGGCGAATGGAAAGGGGAGCCAATTCGTTTATGTGATTCCTCACAGAAGAATCGTGATCGTTACTACGTCAGCGATTTGGGACAAGCCGATCAATTTTCTTTTGGATAAAATTCTTGCGAGTCTAAAAGAATCCCTCGATTCAAAGGACAAGAAGAAAAATCCAGCGAAAGAAGAAGAGTTCTTACGGGAGATTCACGAGTCTTCGATTACGATCGGAAATTCCGCGCTCTGGAAGGATTTGGACGAACCACACCTTCATTCTCACCCTTCGCATTGA
- a CDS encoding tRNA (cytidine(34)-2'-O)-methyltransferase — protein MSLHIGLYRPEIPPNTGNIARLCVALGADLHIIGQASFDLSEKAARRAGLDYWDKVKISLHSSLEEYKAVLPSDSNLYLVSVHGQRSYTSVKYKSGDAFLFGNETSGVPAEMKKSWNEEKILKIPMEDSSRCLNLSNSVAVISYEAMRQIKSW, from the coding sequence ATGTCTCTGCATATAGGTCTCTACAGACCGGAAATCCCTCCCAACACCGGAAACATCGCAAGACTTTGTGTGGCGTTGGGAGCGGATCTTCATATCATCGGACAAGCATCCTTCGATCTTTCCGAAAAGGCCGCGCGTCGCGCGGGCTTGGATTATTGGGATAAAGTAAAAATTTCACTCCATTCTTCTTTAGAAGAATATAAAGCGGTTCTTCCCTCCGATTCGAATTTGTATCTGGTTTCCGTTCACGGACAACGTTCTTATACGTCAGTGAAATATAAGTCCGGAGACGCTTTTCTCTTCGGAAACGAAACTTCGGGAGTTCCCGCGGAAATGAAAAAATCTTGGAATGAGGAAAAGATCTTAAAAATTCCGATGGAAGATTCCTCCCGATGTTTGAATCTAAGCAATTCAGTCGCTGTGATTTCCTATGAAGCGATGCGTCAAATTAAGTCCTGGTAA
- a CDS encoding histidine kinase — MMGQEIRDISDNIRLTIENGKILSLKTHRMTHSVEEHIQEAVGLILDKVTHPTLVPTVYTIIKELAINACKANQKRIFFEEKGLDLNDAADYEKGVREYKNIFSEAMSELYGQKARKEGYYCLITFHYSFDGIRIEVINNAPVTQQEEKSLREKLEKGMRYNDIAQFYLDNADNTEGAGIGLALILIMLKGEGIDPSYFRIIIREDVTIARLEIPLTPDFQSIRKLNHKN; from the coding sequence ATGATGGGGCAGGAAATCCGAGATATATCCGACAATATCCGGCTAACAATTGAGAATGGAAAAATTCTTTCTCTGAAAACCCACAGGATGACTCATTCTGTCGAAGAGCATATCCAAGAGGCAGTCGGTCTGATTCTGGATAAGGTAACTCATCCTACTCTGGTTCCTACGGTTTATACTATAATAAAAGAGTTGGCAATCAACGCCTGCAAAGCAAACCAAAAAAGGATTTTTTTCGAAGAAAAAGGTCTCGATCTCAATGACGCCGCCGATTATGAAAAAGGCGTTCGCGAATATAAAAATATTTTCAGTGAAGCGATGTCCGAACTCTACGGACAGAAGGCAAGAAAGGAAGGATACTATTGCCTGATCACGTTTCATTATTCTTTCGATGGAATTCGGATCGAAGTCATCAACAACGCGCCCGTTACACAACAAGAAGAAAAATCTCTTAGAGAAAAATTAGAAAAGGGAATGCGATACAACGACATTGCTCAGTTTTATTTGGACAACGCGGACAATACGGAAGGTGCGGGAATCGGGCTTGCGCTCATTCTCATCATGCTCAAGGGAGAAGGAATCGATCCTTCTTATTTTAGAATTATCATTCGAGAAGACGTTACGATCGCAAGATTGGAAATTCCGTTGACCCCCGACTTTCAGAGCATCCGAAAATTAAATCATAAGAATTAA
- a CDS encoding rhomboid family intramembrane serine protease: MITILICLVTFGISVWCFSSETQLRKFILTPYRLERDKNYYTLLTSGFIHADWMHLIFNMVSFYSFGKNLEQTVGPVKFTLFYLGTILITSIISWRKNTDNPLYATLGASGGVCGVLFATVLFYPGLSLYMMFIPIPIPGAIYAVLYLAYTYYSSKSSQSDGINHDAHLWGALCGIAFALILDPQIIGRVMRNLLGSGD; the protein is encoded by the coding sequence TTGATTACAATATTGATCTGTCTCGTCACCTTCGGCATCAGCGTCTGGTGTTTTTCATCAGAAACCCAACTTCGAAAATTCATTCTTACACCTTATCGGCTCGAAAGGGATAAGAATTATTATACGCTCTTGACCTCGGGTTTTATCCACGCGGATTGGATGCATTTGATTTTTAATATGGTTTCGTTCTATTCTTTTGGTAAGAATTTGGAACAGACGGTCGGCCCGGTCAAATTCACGCTCTTTTATCTCGGAACAATTTTGATAACGAGTATAATTTCCTGGAGAAAGAATACGGATAATCCGCTTTATGCTACGTTAGGCGCTTCCGGAGGAGTTTGTGGAGTTTTATTCGCGACGGTTCTCTTTTATCCGGGCCTTTCTCTTTATATGATGTTTATTCCGATCCCGATTCCGGGAGCGATCTACGCGGTATTGTATTTGGCTTATACTTATTATTCTTCTAAGAGTTCTCAGTCGGACGGAATCAATCACGATGCGCATCTTTGGGGTGCGTTGTGCGGAATCGCGTTCGCGCTAATTCTGGATCCGCAGATTATCGGAAGGGTAATGAGGAATTTATTGGGAAGCGGGGATTAA